The Calypte anna isolate BGI_N300 chromosome 3, bCalAnn1_v1.p, whole genome shotgun sequence genome segment TTTCCCCATTGCTGGCTCTGGCCCATACCTGCTCCCCATGGTCCTGCTGGATGAGACAGGtgatttccttctgctgccGTGCTTCCAGCTTCCGCACAAAGAAGAGCAGCTCCCACCACTCGGTACGACTCAGGGCCTCTGCAGCCTTGCTTGGATGCTCCCCCAGGTAAGGCAGGGAGTACAGACCCCCAAAGGGCTTGCAGACAAACGGCTGTGTAActgcaggacagcagagcaAGGAAGGGCACTGTCACCTCTACCAACTACCCCTTCCTCTGCTACACACCCCACATCCCCCAGGTAAAGAGCTCACACAGACTGCctgggcagagaagaacctCACTGTCCCCCAGCCTGCTGTGGGAGGTGACAGGAGGGCAGTGACAGAGAAGGAACATGCTGGGAGGAGATCCCAGATGCTGTAGAGATAGGGATTACCATCTTCACTTGAGCATCTTTGGGATGTAGAACAGAAAAAGCACACACTCAAAATGGACAGCCCTAGCTCACTGCTCCCTCAAGCCTGTTCCTTCAGCATCTGGACCAACCAGGGCAATGCACTTggacacccagcagcagcagaatccaCAGGGCCAGCCTGCTACTGCAGAAGTGCTGGGGAGAAAAGCTGCATGCCAGCTGAGAGGCTGCTCACCTCTTGCTATCTTGTGGTTGTGAGTCAGGGTAGACACCTTCTCCCAGCCCTCGCGCTTCTCTTGTCCTGGCGGGCCAATGATCTCCAGCATGTGCCAGTGAACCCAGTAAGTACAGCCCAGGGACTGCCAGTACACCTGAGGAGGAGCACCCACTCCGCTGAGGAGATGTAAACCCAACCCCACTGCTCTTCCTACAGTACAAGAGAGCCAGCAGGCCTTCTGACAGCCCCCACCTACCCAGCAGAGGATACCTGCACGGGCAGGATGCCGTCGTTGCTCTGGCAGAAGTCCCCCTCGTCCCCTGCGCTGACCTGCTCGTAGTCCTCCAGCATGCGCACCCGCATGCCACGCACCAGGTGGGTCTGCACGTACTCCACGTAGCTGCTGCAGCTTGGGAATGCTGAGCGGGTCTTGAAGATCCTGGGCTCTTTTGGTGGAGGAGTCAGGGCCGCTTGAGCAGGCGTGCAGGATGTGGCCTTGTGCTGGAAGATGGAGCGGGTGGTGcgaggctgcagctcctgtttgGGCAGCCGCTCTGGCTTGTGGCTGTGGTCCCAGCCCATCACATGCACCAGCTCCAAGATGAGGCTTGCCATGGCCATGCTGAACTCAAACTCCTGCTTCACACCACTCTTCTCCTCAGAGAGGGGGCTGGGCACAGCGCAgtcctcctgctctcctccctgctccacaccagtgctgagctTGTTTGTCAGAGAAGTCACACACAGGTAGCGCTTCACCAGGACGAACAGCAGCCTCCCTGGGACCTGCAACAAGCATGGTTGTCAGACACTCACTCCAGCCATCTCTCTCTCCCAGCCACTTTTATCTGCTCCAgaccagcagcaggcagcagcagagaccTCTCAGCCCACCCTTGTCGCACTCTGCTCAAGGCTCTCCACGTGCCTCTCCACCAACCCCCACCCTCAAGCCAGGCCCAGATCCTGTGCCAGCTCTTGCAACACCCAGTCCTCCTCAGCTGCCCACTGCTGATACCCTTCTGCCCCAGTCAAAGATACCAACTCTGCCCTCCAACCTCTTCTGACTCCTAAAGCCCATGGGCTGGCAGGGCCTGTTGCTACCTGGGGAAGGTGAATCCCCTCAAAGGACATGCAGTGCTCTTCAGAGGATGTTGTCTCAGCAAACAGCTCCAGCAAGGTGTAACAACTGTCAAAGTCCATGTGCTGCTCAATGCCATCCTGCTGGCTCAGGGACAGCAGGACATAGGCCCAGCTCCCTGAAACAAAAACAGAAGCCTGTCAGGCTTCATGAAGATAACCCTTACCACCACCCTCCCAGACTTGCAGGCAAGGAACAGCTTTGCTGTTCAGGGTAAGGATCTTCCCCAGTCCTAGGGCACGTGGGTTGTACCCTGAATCCATTAGCAAAATTTCACACTGGAGTAGCTGGCAAGTACCAGGCCCTGGGCGTAGACCAGAGTATGAGGTGGGTGGCAGTCTATGATGGAGTCCTAAGGGACGTGTAGATGGGGACAGCATGAGGAACAAGTGTGTGAGTGCTACATTTGCTAGTGAGCATCAAGCTTAACCAGCTGGCGAGCAGGGGGACCCCTAAGGTGGGCAGGGAAGCTCAGATTCAGGCAGGGGTGCTGAGCAGCAAGAAGGTCTGTGCTAGTACTCAAGGCATCTGTGGATGTGTGTGCTTGTGAACCTGGAGAGCGCAGCATGTGCTGGCACAAGTGACCTTCTATCTCTAGTagctgaagaggaagaggagactCAGTTGTCTGTGCCTGTGTTTATGTGAGTCCCATGTGTACGTGCTGTTAAGGGTAGCGCTCTTTCTGTGTCCAGGCTGTGTCAGTGTCCTGTGTGTACCCATGTGTCTCTGGGATGGGtgctcagctttgcttctgtttcaACCTGCAAACAGGAAAACGGCAGCTGTACCCCCTCAGCCTGAGGGACCCAGGATCTCTGGGCTGGGCTTGTGAGGCAGGAGAGGTGTTGGGCCTGCAGGAGGAGACAGCCACTCAGAACATCCCTTAACATTCCTAACAGTTATTCAGCATCCCAGCTCAGGAACCTGTCAGGGGAAAGACAGGTTCCTCAAGTCACCCACACAACTACAACCACAGAGCTGCCTGGAAGCTCAAGTCAGATTCTTCCCCTTTCACCAGCACACCCTGACACACACCACTTCCCAAGCATCCTGCACCTATAGGACAGCACCTACAGGACTTTCCCCcctcagcagcccagcagcagcaccacttCAGTGGCActaaggagcagcagcagcccccaccTGCATCATGGGAAGCCAGGGCCCTCAGCATCTTGCCAGCACTGTGGCGGATTTGCTTCTCCTTGTGGCACAGCATCTTCATCAGCAGCACGAGGGCTCCCGTCTCCCTGAAGGCACCCGCCAGAGAGTCAATGCCAGCGTATGCACTCAGCACGTGGATGGTGTTGAGGATGGAGGACTCGGGGGCCCCGGTCTCGGCCATCTGACGCCCAGCTCGCTGCACCAGGCTCCTGACATCAGCCTTCATCTCCAGCAGAGAGGCTTCATCCAGCGGGACATCTGCAGCAAACGGGCCGGctgccttctcctctttcccccacTGCCCTTCCAGCTTCCTCTTGCCCAGCAGCGCCGGGCAGCTGGCACAGACCTCTTCTGCAGACATCCACATCAGGATGTTCTTCGGCTTGGTCCCTGCAGAGGAgacactgctgcctcccactGCTCTCTCTTCCAAGCTGACGATACGCCACTGGATCAGGTACTCAGGCTGCCCGTCCTGGCCTCGCCGCTGACGGAGCAGCTCCTCCGGGTAGGCCTGCAGCTGGGGTCCCAGGGCAATGAGCAGGTTGCCATTGCGCTTCTCGTTCACCATGATGGGAAACGTCCCTGCagagacagaggggaaaaaggagctGGGTAGAGGTGGCTGAGGCACGGGCTATGTTTTGGCTAGAAATCTCCGACTCCTGCAGGTCACAGTGCCAGCAAAGTGACAGcgtaaaagaaataaaagcgTGCCTGGCTGCACTCCCAGTCAGTGCCACCtaacacaacaaaacccatcTAGTATGAGATACAGCTCACTTTCTGCCCGGAAACTAGCACACATGCAGCAACAAGATACAGGAGGAGGACACAGTGATTTTGGGACTGTAAAGCGAGCTGTGGgcaggggaggagcagggactAGAGTGCCCAAGGAGGGCGGCTCTTCCCAGAAACTTCGGCCGCCGAGCCCGGCTGCAGCGCGCTGGCGGGAACTCCCCCAGCCAGGAGGAGCATGCGTGCTGGCCCTGAGCACCAGCGCAAACCTGGGCCGGAGGATTCCACTGGACATCACCCCACCGGTGCTGGAAGCACAGCCCAGAACAGGCCTGAGCCCCGGTCACCCGGCCCCCGGACACTCAAGGAGAGCATCACCTAATTACCGGGAGCGGGCTGGCCCCGCAGGCGGCCAGGAATAAAGCTCCTTCTAACCGCGAGCCAACGCAAGAGCTTCCTAGGGCAATGAGAGGCACCTGGCCCTGCCCTCTCGGTCCGGTTCGGCTGCCAAACCTCGAGGCTTCCGATACTGAACGCGGGTCTCCCTAAAAAGGAGAGGCCCGGGAGGACCTCAAAATAGCTCCGGAGGCTCGAGGCGCTCGTCAAGCCCGGCACGTCCCAAGCCAGCCACCCTCCTTCATCCCTGCCCGGGCCGGTTCGAGCCGCCTCACCTCCGGCACCGCTCCCACCCCTTTCCGGGCCGGCGGACGCGCATGCGCAGGAACCGCCCCGACGGCAGCTGCGCAAGGACAAGATGCACCCACCAAGGGGCGGGGCGGACGGTACCGGTGGCCCGGGACCGCAGTTCGGAGGTGCAGTGGGAGCCTCACGGGGCTGAGTGACCGGGGGAGCTGGAGGCGATACGGGGCACGGCTGTGGTGCAGTACGGCACTATGGAGGGCAGAGGGCGATGTGGGACGGGGCAGGGGGGGCAGCAAGGAcgtggcacttagtgccatagtctaagaaccgcaacggtggttcaagggttggacttgatgatctctgaggtcccttccaacccagccaattctatgattctatgattctaccgGTGCCGAGGTCTGGGCTCCGGGTCAGCGGCACAACAGGTCGCCCTGGCTGGCAGGCACCTTCCTGCCCTACCGCAGAGCCACCCACTTGCCCTTGCTGCTCGGTAAGCTGAAGGTCGGGGAGGCACTCGGCTGCCAGGCTGGATATGTTTGTGCAAGACTTCCGAGCACAGCAAGACCCCCACCCTCTTCAAGCCACAGCAGCTCACAAACCCACACTCATTTTGCCAGCAATCCAACCCCCACCGGTGGCTGAACAAAGTCAAAGGTGTCCTCCCATGAGGAAAACACCTCTGAGGCACcatgcagaaaaagcagcagtaacaTGACAGTAGTGGTGTGAAGAACGCTTTATTGAccccagcatcactgctgaACTCCAACCCTTGGCAGGTTGACATAACTCTTCATAGGTGGGAGAGGCTTGATCTTGCGGCCAGCCCAGCCACCCTTTCGATGCCACAAGCCTGTGTGTGGGCGCTTGCCAAGCCAGCGGTTCCGACCCGCCTTCCCGATCACCCGCTTGTTGTGGTCGACGTTGGACACACGGCCCACTGTGGCCACGCAGGTCTCCAGCACCTAGGGGACAAAGAAGAATTGCAAGGCCTCCCTGGCGATGCACAGCTACAGATGGTTGGGTCAGGGACAGCATGACTCCTCTACCTGCATAAGCCTCTTGGAGGGCAACTGCACGATGGCCGTCCCATTCACTTTTCTCAGCAGCACCCCACAAGTCCCTGAAGCAGGCAAAAAGAGAGGAGACAGCTGCCCTGCTTACTGAGCACACTGTGGTAAGTACACCCTCATGCTGGGAACTCCCCAAAGCCCTTGCTGTtgcccctccagcagcacttcTTCATGACCTCAAGGCATCACCAGGAAGCaatggggcagagctgcccacACCTCCCTGGAGGGCTGTTTTTGCACCCcgagagggagaaaagagaggtCAGCAACTCCCCGTCACTGACCACTTGAGAGCAGTCCCCCCCTGCACTCCCCCCTGTCTGTTCTAAGCCAAATCTGGCTACAGACAGTGAGTTGACTGCCCAGAGCTGTACCAGCTGCCCGGATATATTGCGCTCCCTTCCCAGGGTGGCTCTCCAGGTTACAGATCAGCGTGCCCACAGGCAGGGCCCCGAGCGGGTAGGCATCCCCTTCATTGGCCAACactagaaaagagaaaatgatgaGCTGAGCAAGGAACAGCCGACGTGCCCCCACGCAGGGTCAGCGTGGCTGCCCGGCCATGCACCTGCCATCCTGCCGATGTGAGAGGAGTTCGTGATAATGTCCCCTGCCTGCATGTTCTCCGTGGCAATGATCCAGCGCTTCCGGTTGCCGCCGGCCACCAGGGCGATGTCAGCCGACCTATACGGGGAACCCACGGTGGGCGGAGGGGAGCTCACCACAGGCATCACCGCCCGGGACCAAGCGCGTACCCTTCACTCGCCTGCAAGGGTCATATCGGACGTTGATGACCTTCTCGGTGAAGGGCTGCTGCGGGGCCCCCTCCTCGTAGCGCAGCCTCTGGAAGTCGATCATGCGGTAGCGCCGCTTGTGTCCCCCGCCGATCCCCCGAACTCGGATGCGCCCTGCGGGACAGGGGAGCGGCTGCGGGCAGGGCCCACACCCGCCTCTTCGGCCCCTGCCGCGGGGCCCTGCCAGCCCTCAGCCCCTCACCTTGTGTGTCGCGTCCGCCCGTCTTCTTCATGCCCACGGGCCGCACCGTGTACTTGACCCGGCACTTCCACATGGGGTCGGTGGTGCAGCGCGGCGCCGAGACGCCCAGCCCGCGGCGGGCAACCTCCAGCGCGCCTCCCGGCGGTGGGCAGGGCGGCAGGGCGCGGGGCAAGGCGGGGAGCCGGGGTCGGCGCGGCGCCGCCGAGAGCAGAAGGGCCCCGAAGGCGCGGCAGAGAGCGCCCCATCTCCGTCgagggggagggggacagggagaggaggtgaggTGGGGGCGGAGTCTCCGCCGGAAGTGGCGCGCGGGGTCGTACTGCTGGAAGCCGGCGGGGGACGCCGCGAGGTGGCGCGCGCCTGCCGGAGGGGCCGAGGCGGCGGCCATGTGGATTTAAAAGGGTTGAGCCGCTGCggggggaggggtgggggcGGTGCCGGGTCGGTTCCCGCCCCGCCCAGCTCGGACTGCGACCGGGACGGTGATCGTGCTGCGGCGGCGGCAGCCATCGAGACCTCACGCTGAGCAGGTTAGACGGGTGGGGTTGGCCGAGTGACCGCCTGCTGCACGGGGCCCGCGAGGTAGGTGCCCACCCGCCCGTCCGCGGAGGACACGGACACGGCCCCGACCCCGGCTTGGCAAGCTGGCGGGGGGAGGGGACGCGCCGGGACTGCGCGGCCTCCCGGGGGCGGTGCCCCACCGCAAGCGGCCGGAGCGGAGCGGGGCCCTTGCGGGAAGAGCCCGTCGCGGGGCTGGCCCCTATGGCCGGCCATGGCTCACCGTCGGGGGGAGCGGGAGTGGGAGGGGGCAGCGTCCGGGTCGGCATCGTCATGCCACCGGTACCGGCGGGCCGCCGTAGCGTTTCCTGTCGGGACGCGCTCCCGCCTGCTGGGCAAGGTCGGCGATACGGGCGGTATCCTGCGGACTTAAGAGCCGGCGGGGTGTGCCCTGTAGCCGGCCGGATCCAGTGCCCCTCCGGAAACCAGGGCGAGCCCCGGGCTCGGGGGCCCCGCCGCCTCCTGCCCTCCTCAGGCTTCCCTGGTCCTCGGGCTTCCGTGCCTTCGGCTTTGCCTCGCTGCCTCTGCTCTTGTCTGCCCCGTGGGTACGGCTGGCAGAGACCGGGAGCCCCCGAGGGAGGTGTGTGTTTATGACAACAGTGGCACAGCCTGAAGTCCCAGTCATGGCTGTTTCCAGGGTGCTGTGGACACAGACCGCAGGATTCACTGCTCTATAATTAGGCAGTGTCTTCACTGCCAGGAGTGGCTCTCAGTGTAAGATAAATAATACGTGTTTGCACGCCCACTGTTTaactcatgatttttttttttaatttatttatttatttattttatcatgCTGTTACTGTGTGTAGCTCATAGCTGGCCAGGTTTGCCCTCCATAACTAGAGAAGGTAAGGGAGGGCACTAA includes the following:
- the MRPL2 gene encoding 39S ribosomal protein L2, mitochondrial, whose translation is MAAASAPPAGARHLAASPAGFQQYDPARHFRRRLRPHLTSSPCPPPPRRRWGALCRAFGALLLSAAPRRPRLPALPRALPPCPPPGGALEVARRGLGVSAPRCTTDPMWKCRVKYTVRPVGMKKTGGRDTQGRIRVRGIGGGHKRRYRMIDFQRLRYEEGAPQQPFTEKVINVRYDPCRSADIALVAGGNRKRWIIATENMQAGDIITNSSHIGRMAVLANEGDAYPLGALPVGTLICNLESHPGKGAQYIRAAGTCGVLLRKVNGTAIVQLPSKRLMQVLETCVATVGRVSNVDHNKRVIGKAGRNRWLGKRPHTGLWHRKGGWAGRKIKPLPPMKSYVNLPRVGVQQ